The nucleotide window gtAAGGGTGCTATTGAGGAGCTCGAACGCGCTTTATCCTGCCCTGGCCAGCCTTCGAAATGTGTTACAATCCCACGTTCTTTAGATGGTCGCTTACAGGTAAGTTTGAGCCTAAATTCCtcttttgtagtacgattttaCCTCTTTAACacgaatatatgtaaaataaacaaaatttcttctACAGGTCTCTCATCGAAAAGGACTTCCACATGTTATTTACTGTCGCGTTTGGCGATGGCCAGATTTGCAATCACACCACGAACTAAAACCACTTGAGATTTGCCAGTACCCATTCAGCGCCAAGCAAAAAGAAGTTTGCATCAATCCTTATCACTATAAACGAGTTGAAAGTCCTGTACTGCCGCCGGTGTTGGTGCCACGCCATTCAGAGTTTGCGCCCGGTTTCTCAATGCTACATTTAAATCAGTCAATGTCTGAACCGCCAATTCCACCCAATATGAATTACTCTAATAATGGCTTCAACAATATGAGCCCCAACAGTCCGCCTTTAACATCAGCCGGTAGCCCTAGTACGGTCAACTCCAATCCGAACTCACCATATGGTAGTTTGGCAGGCACACCACCGCCGGCATACAGCCCCTCGGAGGACGGCAATTCGAACAATCCTAACGATGGCACACAACTGATCGATACACAGATGGGCGATGTGGCCCAGGTGAGCTACTCAGAGCCAGCATTTTGGGCTTCAATTGCTTATTACGAGCTCAATTGCCGTGTGGGTGAAGTATTCCACTGCAACAATAATTCAGTCATCGTCGACGGTTTCACAAATCCATCGAATAATTCAGACCGCTGCTGTCTAGGACAGTTAAGTAATGTAAATCGTAACAGtaccatagaaaatacacgtcGTCACATAGGTATATATCATAAAAAACTGCacaaatgattttaactaatctCTTTTATTGCCTAACAGGAAAAGGCGTTCACCTCTATTACGTTGCTGGAGAAGTATATGCCGAATGTTTATCTGACTCGGCAATATTTGTGCAATCTCGAAACTGCAATTATCACCATGGCTTCCATCCGAGTACTGTGTGCAAGATACCACCTGGCTGttccttgaaaattttcaacaatcaGGAGTTTGCTCAACTTTTATCGCAATCCGTTAACAACGGTTTTGAAGCAGTTTATGAATTGACAAAGATGTGCACAATCCGAATGAGTTTCGTAAAAGGATGGGGAGCAGAATATCACCGACAGGATGTAACATCCACTCCTTGTTGGATAGAGATACATCTGCATGGACCATTGCAATGGCTTGACAAAGTATTGACACAAATGGGCTCGCCACACAACGCCATCAGTTCCGTATCATAAGAGCAAAATGATATGTTCACGTTTCTTAGTTTTCTATTATCAttacttagtttttttttttaatttgcttttgatTGATCTGCGCTGATTTTATCATTTCGTTTCTACTACTTgtttacacattttatttaaacgGCTTATATTGCCGTTTCACTATTACGGTATAAAGGAGAACTTAAGATAAATATAACGATATAATTGGCATCAACATAGTTTAGATATTAATGTTTTATTACTTTGATTTTTAAGCATCGTATACATATACCCAAAAGTacatttatactatttttataatattacaaGAACAACTATTTTAgacaattttccaaaaatattttgtttgcaaattgcAACAAGCAGGATATATCATTTTTGtgtaataataaagttttattattttaattttcattcgtatttgtcgttttattttaaatttacatttatgaTTTCAGAAGCAATCTATAGTTTTCATGAAAtgtaagtaaatttatataagaTGTAATAGTAAATTAACTGTGGAACCAGTAGAAAATATGAGTACATATGTAGGATTTAATTTAGTAATAGTGAATTAGTTAAACTTCAAATTATCTCAACGCTTATGTGCATGCTTAagcgtatacatatattcacatgcaacacaacaactacaaaatgtGCTACATACAAACTTAAGTGCTTTTGAAACATGCCTTatccaaatgcaaattattgaacagcttatataatacatatgtaaataagagaTCTTGGCcaataaatgtaaacagtttaaattgtattactatatagttttaaaaataagcgCTGAACCGATCAAGTGGCAAAAAAAGTTGCGAAAtgcattaaagttcattacaaTTTGCtacaaagaaataaatgccTTCACATATAcaatgtatttacaaatatattttaaatttgctatGTATTTTAGGCTATTTGAGCTCACTTGCTTTGCGTTTTGCTACCTATATGTTGTtatatgataaataaatataatgtatTGTAATTTCCATTGTGGTAATCaaatatgtgcaaaatgattataataatatttcaaataaagtttGGTGAATTTCCTgactaaaataacaaatacatacatatttgtgacattttttgtttaattatgattaaaattgggggatttaataaaataaagtttggagttaaatttttcaaatattacttatacatcCCTAAATTCCTCCATGTGCAACGGAGCGTTTTAATTTCATAGTGGCAACGTTAACAGCTGTTTGTCACTTTGACGTTTCTCTGACATCTGCTGCAGCTTGTGTATTTTGCCGTGCTTTGACTGGAGAATTCGCTAATTGTGAACATCA belongs to Bactrocera dorsalis isolate Fly_Bdor chromosome 1, ASM2337382v1, whole genome shotgun sequence and includes:
- the LOC105229214 gene encoding protein mothers against dpp isoform X1, which codes for MYFHPVNSYPGYPMNPTNGMDTEDVESTSSSAMSRLGTLFSFTSPAVKKLLGWKQGDEEEKWAEKAVDSLVKKLKKRKGAIEELERALSCPGQPSKCVTIPRSLDGRLQVSHRKGLPHVIYCRVWRWPDLQSHHELKPLEICQYPFSAKQKEVCINPYHYKRVESPVLPPVLVPRHSEFAPGFSMLHLNQSMSEPPIPPNMNYSNNGFNNMSPNSPPLTSAGSPSTVNSNPNSPYGSLAGTPPPAYSPSEDGNSNNPNDGTQLIDTQMGDVAQVSYSEPAFWASIAYYELNCRVGEVFHCNNNSVIVDGFTNPSNNSDRCCLGQLSNVNRNSTIENTRRHIGKGVHLYYVAGEVYAECLSDSAIFVQSRNCNYHHGFHPSTVCKIPPGCSLKIFNNQEFAQLLSQSVNNGFEAVYELTKMCTIRMSFVKGWGAEYHRQDVTSTPCWIEIHLHGPLQWLDKVLTQMGSPHNAISSVS
- the LOC105229214 gene encoding protein mothers against dpp isoform X2; the encoded protein is MNPTNGMDTEDVESTSSSAMSRLGTLFSFTSPAVKKLLGWKQGDEEEKWAEKAVDSLVKKLKKRKGAIEELERALSCPGQPSKCVTIPRSLDGRLQVSHRKGLPHVIYCRVWRWPDLQSHHELKPLEICQYPFSAKQKEVCINPYHYKRVESPVLPPVLVPRHSEFAPGFSMLHLNQSMSEPPIPPNMNYSNNGFNNMSPNSPPLTSAGSPSTVNSNPNSPYGSLAGTPPPAYSPSEDGNSNNPNDGTQLIDTQMGDVAQVSYSEPAFWASIAYYELNCRVGEVFHCNNNSVIVDGFTNPSNNSDRCCLGQLSNVNRNSTIENTRRHIGKGVHLYYVAGEVYAECLSDSAIFVQSRNCNYHHGFHPSTVCKIPPGCSLKIFNNQEFAQLLSQSVNNGFEAVYELTKMCTIRMSFVKGWGAEYHRQDVTSTPCWIEIHLHGPLQWLDKVLTQMGSPHNAISSVS